One window of the Haloarcula halobia genome contains the following:
- a CDS encoding branched-chain amino acid ABC transporter permease — translation MVLDLLASGLVFSSIIVLGSIGLSLIYSIANFANFAHGDTMTVGAYAAFVTFGAVGGLGFGILGLPLGFFVALVVGIVAAAVVAVVTEKVVYDGMNASSIQLLITSIGIAFIYRAIIQMSFGADFTRFDVQTQRPIEALLPYGVRVTQHDVAIVVSAVVLVGSLHTLLQYTDLGRKMRAMADNPDLARVSGIRTDRVKLWTWIIGAGLAGSGGVFLGLYNQLSPRMGFNLLLLIFAAVILGGIGSVYGAMLGGLLIGVINQLTPVLSDIRFLTEMGTMLPLVPDSFGIVIGIEYANAIAFVIMVAVLLVRPNGIAGEAV, via the coding sequence ATGGTCCTTGACTTACTCGCCAGTGGCCTCGTGTTCAGCAGCATCATCGTGCTGGGCAGCATCGGGCTGTCGCTGATCTACAGCATCGCGAACTTCGCGAACTTCGCGCACGGGGACACCATGACGGTCGGCGCGTACGCGGCGTTCGTCACCTTCGGGGCCGTCGGCGGGCTCGGGTTCGGGATTCTCGGCCTCCCGCTCGGCTTTTTCGTGGCGCTCGTGGTCGGCATCGTCGCCGCGGCCGTCGTGGCCGTCGTCACGGAGAAGGTCGTCTACGACGGGATGAACGCCAGTTCGATCCAGTTGCTCATCACCTCGATCGGGATCGCGTTCATCTACCGCGCGATCATCCAGATGAGCTTCGGTGCGGACTTCACGCGGTTCGACGTCCAGACCCAGCGTCCCATCGAGGCGCTGTTGCCGTACGGCGTCCGCGTCACACAACACGACGTGGCCATCGTCGTCTCGGCGGTCGTGCTGGTCGGGAGCCTGCACACGCTGCTCCAGTACACCGACCTCGGACGGAAGATGCGGGCGATGGCGGACAACCCCGACCTCGCCCGCGTGAGCGGCATCCGGACCGACCGGGTCAAGCTGTGGACCTGGATCATCGGCGCCGGCCTGGCCGGGTCGGGCGGCGTCTTCCTGGGCCTGTACAACCAGCTGTCGCCCCGGATGGGATTCAACCTCCTCTTGCTCATCTTCGCCGCCGTCATCCTGGGCGGCATCGGCTCCGTCTACGGGGCGATGCTCGGCGGGCTCCTCATCGGAGTCATCAACCAGCTGACGCCCGTGCTCTCGGACATCCGGTTCCTCACCGAGATGGGGACCATGCTGCCGCTGGTGCCCGACAGCTTCGGCATCGTCATCGGCATCGAGTACGCCAACGCCATCGCCTTCGTCATCATGGTGGCCGTGTTGCTCGTCAGACCGAACGGCATCGCCGGGGAGGCGGTCTGA
- a CDS encoding Gfo/Idh/MocA family protein — MRFGVLSTARIGRESVIPAIQRSDHEVTAIASRDADAARRAADDLGIAASYGDYETMLAEADVDAVYNPLPNALHAEWTQTAADHGHHVLCEKPLTVDAAQAADLFTYVEERGVTLMEAFMYQFHPRTVRARELVAEELGEVRTVEASFKFRLDDPDDIRLSPELAGGGLMDVGCYAVSAVRGFLGEPNRAYAYAADTRDAGVDTNLAGTLEFDDGRVGQIGCGLDGPHVERYRVETTDGWLEARDCFGPGPDQSVSLTYSVDGREVTETFDAVDHYTLQAEAFADAVAAGEEPPVDRAETVGNMRAIDALARSAERGEPVDVAGPN, encoded by the coding sequence ATGCGCTTTGGAGTCCTCTCGACGGCCAGAATCGGGCGCGAATCCGTCATTCCCGCCATCCAGCGAAGCGACCACGAGGTCACCGCCATCGCGTCGCGCGACGCCGACGCGGCCCGCCGGGCGGCCGACGACCTCGGCATCGCGGCCTCGTACGGCGACTACGAGACGATGCTCGCCGAGGCCGACGTCGACGCCGTCTACAACCCGCTGCCCAACGCCCTCCACGCCGAGTGGACCCAGACGGCGGCCGACCACGGCCACCACGTCCTCTGTGAGAAGCCCCTGACCGTCGACGCCGCGCAGGCCGCCGACCTCTTTACCTACGTCGAGGAGCGCGGTGTGACGCTGATGGAGGCGTTCATGTACCAGTTCCACCCGCGGACCGTCCGGGCCCGCGAACTCGTCGCCGAGGAACTGGGCGAGGTCCGGACCGTCGAGGCGTCGTTCAAGTTCCGGCTGGACGACCCCGACGACATCCGCCTCAGCCCGGAACTGGCCGGCGGCGGCCTGATGGACGTCGGCTGTTACGCCGTCAGCGCGGTCCGTGGCTTCCTGGGTGAACCGAACCGGGCCTACGCGTACGCCGCCGATACCCGCGACGCAGGCGTGGACACGAACCTCGCCGGCACGCTGGAGTTCGACGACGGCCGCGTCGGGCAGATCGGCTGTGGCCTCGACGGCCCCCACGTCGAGCGCTACCGGGTCGAGACGACGGACGGGTGGCTCGAGGCGCGGGACTGCTTCGGGCCCGGGCCCGACCAGTCGGTGTCGCTGACCTACAGCGTCGACGGCCGCGAGGTCACCGAGACGTTCGACGCCGTCGACCACTACACCCTGCAGGCCGAGGCCTTTGCCGACGCCGTCGCGGCGGGCGAGGAACCGCCGGTCGACCGGGCCGAGACGGTGGGGAACATGCGCGCTATCGACGCGCTCGCCCGGAGCGCCGAACGTGGCGAACCCGTCGACGTCGCCGGCCCGAACTGA
- a CDS encoding ABC transporter substrate-binding protein, producing MKDDSEYTFDRRRVLKAAGLAGLAGLAGCVSTTDDGGDGGSDGSSDGGSSDGGSSDGGSEDTDTESGGDGGASGPYEIGMVNSLTGSLSAFGQRNQRGKELALEAVNSVGVGGRELSIIEEDSESESQGGVSAAQKLVNQDEVPFLIGAVGSGVSLAIYESVVQGTDVVQLSQNSTGLGLTEFPGLLRMSPSGRTQSVALANIIAEDGHDSVALTYVNNDYGQSLADAFVNSYDGDIAYNTPHDQEQQSYSSLVSEMNDSGADAWLFIAYQAEFATMVNEIYSSGYEAPLYGADSAKGSNVIENTPEGSMDGMKVVAPSAPVEEENYKQFASEFESEYGESPTAWSAFAYDCVVTAALSILAADEFTGVALQETIREVTRPEGEQVTTYEAAAEILADGGSPSDVDYQGVSGPIDFDENGDPKGFLQVFTVQEHEYVGTDFITS from the coding sequence ATGAAAGACGATTCAGAATACACGTTCGACCGACGACGGGTACTCAAAGCGGCGGGCCTCGCGGGACTCGCGGGCCTGGCCGGCTGTGTCAGCACGACGGACGACGGTGGCGACGGCGGCAGCGACGGCTCCAGCGACGGCGGCTCCAGCGACGGCGGCTCCAGCGACGGCGGCAGCGAGGACACGGACACCGAATCGGGCGGCGACGGCGGCGCTTCCGGGCCGTACGAGATCGGGATGGTCAACTCCCTGACCGGGTCGCTGTCGGCGTTCGGGCAGCGCAACCAGCGCGGGAAGGAACTCGCCCTGGAGGCCGTCAATTCGGTCGGCGTCGGGGGCCGCGAGCTCTCGATTATCGAAGAGGACTCCGAGAGCGAGAGTCAGGGCGGCGTCTCCGCGGCCCAGAAGCTCGTCAACCAGGACGAGGTCCCGTTCCTCATCGGCGCAGTCGGGTCCGGCGTCTCACTGGCGATCTACGAGAGTGTCGTCCAGGGCACCGACGTCGTCCAGCTCAGCCAGAACTCGACCGGACTGGGCCTGACCGAGTTCCCTGGACTGCTCCGGATGTCACCGTCGGGGCGCACCCAGTCAGTCGCACTGGCGAATATAATCGCGGAAGACGGCCACGACTCCGTGGCGCTCACCTACGTCAACAACGACTACGGACAGAGTCTGGCCGACGCGTTCGTCAATTCGTATGACGGCGATATCGCCTACAACACCCCGCACGACCAGGAACAGCAGTCCTATTCGAGTCTCGTTTCCGAGATGAACGATTCGGGCGCCGACGCGTGGCTGTTCATCGCCTATCAGGCCGAGTTCGCGACGATGGTCAACGAGATATATTCCAGCGGATACGAGGCCCCTCTCTACGGTGCGGACTCCGCCAAGGGTAGCAATGTCATCGAGAACACGCCCGAGGGCAGCATGGACGGCATGAAGGTCGTCGCGCCGTCTGCTCCGGTAGAGGAAGAGAACTACAAGCAGTTCGCCTCGGAGTTCGAATCCGAATACGGCGAGTCGCCGACCGCGTGGTCGGCGTTTGCGTACGACTGTGTCGTAACCGCCGCGCTGTCGATTCTCGCCGCCGACGAATTCACTGGTGTGGCCCTGCAGGAGACGATCCGCGAGGTGACCCGTCCGGAAGGAGAGCAGGTCACCACCTATGAGGCCGCGGCCGAGATCCTCGCAGACGGTGGCAGCCCCAGCGACGTCGACTACCAGGGCGTCAGCGGCCCGATCGACTTCGACGAGAACGGTGATCCCAAGGGCTTCCTGCAAGTGTTTACCGTCCAGGAACACGAGTACGTCGGAACCGACTTCATCACGTCGTAA
- a CDS encoding thioredoxin family protein, whose translation MSTDVSDRAVTIETRTELDEILAARERVLVMVRTAGCAICKSMDPIIDNVARATDVAVVDFNPKSDLDAVAEFDVRSVPTFLLFEDGAVVDRVADGFVPTEDLVAFVER comes from the coding sequence GTGTCTACAGACGTCTCAGACCGTGCCGTGACCATCGAAACCCGAACCGAACTCGACGAGATACTCGCCGCCCGCGAGCGCGTGCTGGTGATGGTCCGGACCGCCGGCTGTGCCATCTGCAAGTCGATGGACCCCATCATCGACAACGTCGCCCGCGCGACGGACGTGGCCGTGGTGGACTTCAACCCGAAATCCGACCTCGACGCCGTCGCCGAGTTCGACGTGCGTAGCGTCCCGACCTTCCTGCTGTTCGAGGACGGCGCGGTCGTCGACCGGGTCGCCGACGGGTTCGTCCCGACCGAGGACCTCGTCGCGTTCGTCGAGCGCTAG
- a CDS encoding branched-chain amino acid ABC transporter permease: MGALSDPKGYWADLTRAERGVVGFIVGFAVLLLAGLLTGALSPTYFLFLVGIAGMYALLSFGLNSQWGFSGLINFSVAAFFGIGAYGTALMSADSSPIAGGVLPIVGLFVALAVAAVIALAIGIPTLRLRADYLAIASLGLAEVVRLVVLNERQITNGSAGVRGIPPFFEGWPVLATLPQQLPGLVIRPLPGTELVLETPFWGALLNVAIVVAFVGISYGILRRAHRSPWGRVLRTIRADEDLARALGKNTYAFKMQSFVLGSLIMALAGVFYAHLNLFVSPGDLDPVTTFYVWVAVILGGSGSNRGALFGGVVIVTIREGTRFLSGLSGFVLDLGVVALQFDLSFISSNVAPLRFLLIGVLIVVLMRYRPQGILPPQRELIWPSVVDDPPSKLDSGVRGVKAGESDE; encoded by the coding sequence ATGGGCGCCCTCTCCGACCCGAAGGGGTACTGGGCGGACCTCACGCGGGCCGAGCGCGGCGTCGTCGGCTTCATAGTGGGCTTCGCCGTCCTCCTGCTCGCGGGCCTGCTGACCGGGGCACTCTCGCCGACGTACTTCCTGTTTCTCGTCGGCATCGCGGGGATGTACGCCCTGCTGTCGTTCGGACTGAACTCCCAGTGGGGGTTCAGCGGCCTCATCAACTTCAGCGTGGCCGCGTTCTTCGGCATCGGTGCCTACGGGACGGCGCTGATGAGCGCCGACTCCTCGCCCATAGCGGGTGGAGTCCTCCCGATAGTGGGGCTGTTCGTGGCGCTCGCCGTCGCCGCTGTCATCGCACTGGCGATCGGCATCCCGACGTTGCGACTGCGCGCGGACTACCTCGCCATCGCGTCGCTCGGCCTCGCGGAGGTCGTCCGACTCGTCGTCCTCAACGAGCGCCAGATCACCAACGGGAGCGCCGGCGTCCGGGGCATCCCGCCGTTCTTCGAGGGGTGGCCCGTCCTGGCGACGCTCCCACAGCAGCTGCCGGGGCTGGTGATACGGCCGTTGCCGGGGACCGAACTCGTCTTGGAGACGCCGTTCTGGGGGGCGCTGTTGAACGTCGCGATCGTCGTGGCGTTCGTCGGCATCAGCTACGGCATCCTCAGGCGGGCCCACCGCTCGCCGTGGGGGCGCGTCCTGCGCACCATCCGGGCCGACGAGGACCTGGCACGGGCGCTCGGGAAGAACACCTACGCGTTCAAGATGCAGTCGTTCGTGCTGGGCAGCCTCATCATGGCGCTGGCCGGCGTGTTCTACGCGCACCTGAACCTGTTCGTGAGCCCGGGCGACCTGGATCCGGTGACGACGTTCTACGTCTGGGTGGCGGTCATCCTCGGCGGCAGCGGGTCGAACCGCGGGGCGCTGTTCGGCGGCGTCGTCATCGTCACCATCCGCGAGGGCACGCGCTTTCTCAGCGGCCTCTCGGGGTTCGTCCTCGACCTGGGCGTCGTGGCGCTCCAGTTCGACCTGAGCTTCATCTCGTCGAACGTCGCGCCGCTTCGCTTCCTGCTCATCGGCGTGCTCATCGTGGTCCTGATGCGGTACCGGCCACAGGGCATCCTGCCGCCACAGCGCGAGCTCATCTGGCCCAGCGTGGTCGACGACCCGCCGTCGAAACTCGATTCCGGCGTCCGCGGCGTCAAGGCGGGTGAGTCCGATGAGTGA
- a CDS encoding ABC transporter ATP-binding protein, which translates to MTDPVLELTHVDSGYGEVQVLDDLTLHLNPEEIVCLIGPNGAGKSTVLKTAFGMLTPWEGTVTYHGDEIGGMAPEDIVREGIGYVPQTDNVFGSLTIEENLRMGGVAREGGLDEVINRLYDRFPLLDEKRSANASTLSGGQRQVLAFARALVMEPDVLLIDEPSAGLAPNTADEVFGHVQAVNDLDTAILMVEQNATKGLGISDRGYVLDQGTVRFEDEASALLDNDDVSKLYLGG; encoded by the coding sequence ATGACCGACCCGGTGCTGGAACTGACCCACGTCGACAGCGGGTACGGCGAGGTCCAGGTGCTCGACGACCTGACGCTGCATCTGAACCCCGAGGAGATCGTCTGTCTCATCGGCCCGAACGGCGCCGGAAAGTCGACGGTGCTGAAGACGGCCTTCGGCATGCTGACCCCGTGGGAGGGGACCGTCACCTACCACGGCGACGAGATCGGCGGGATGGCGCCCGAGGACATCGTCCGCGAGGGCATCGGCTACGTCCCACAGACGGACAACGTGTTCGGGAGCCTGACCATCGAGGAGAACCTCCGGATGGGCGGTGTCGCCCGCGAGGGCGGCCTCGACGAGGTCATCAACCGCCTCTACGACCGGTTCCCGCTGCTCGACGAGAAGCGGTCGGCGAACGCGTCGACCCTCTCGGGCGGCCAGCGCCAGGTGCTCGCGTTCGCCCGCGCGCTGGTGATGGAACCGGACGTGTTGCTCATCGACGAGCCCTCGGCCGGCCTGGCACCGAACACCGCCGACGAGGTGTTCGGCCACGTCCAGGCGGTCAACGACCTGGATACGGCCATCCTGATGGTCGAACAGAACGCCACGAAGGGGCTGGGCATCTCCGACCGCGGCTACGTCTTAGACCAGGGGACCGTCCGCTTCGAGGACGAAGCGTCGGCGCTGCTCGACAACGACGACGTCTCGAAGCTCTACCTCGGCGGGTGA
- the nucS gene encoding endonuclease NucS: MTAERAVETLSYPTPATALDLVERGLERGALVTLFGTCAVEYEGRASSSLGPGDRHVMLKSDGTALVHTDEGHQPVNWQPPGCDHEATVVDDALVVTSDRSTPDEHLEVVFETVAHAAAFDGTDPEDLALTGTEADLKDRLLADPELVEAGFTPLATERETPAGAVDIYGEDDAGRAVVVELKRRRVGPDAVGQLDRYVGALRRDLHADTEVRGILAAPSVTDRARQLLAEKGLEFVPVEPPSE, encoded by the coding sequence GTGACCGCCGAACGCGCCGTCGAGACGCTCTCGTACCCCACCCCAGCGACGGCGCTGGACCTCGTCGAACGCGGCCTCGAGCGCGGCGCGCTGGTGACGCTCTTTGGCACCTGCGCCGTCGAGTACGAGGGTCGCGCGAGCAGTTCGCTGGGGCCGGGCGACCGCCACGTGATGCTCAAGTCAGACGGCACGGCGCTGGTCCACACCGACGAGGGTCACCAGCCGGTCAACTGGCAACCGCCGGGGTGTGACCACGAGGCCACGGTCGTCGACGACGCGCTCGTCGTCACCTCCGACCGGTCGACCCCCGACGAGCACCTGGAGGTGGTCTTCGAGACGGTCGCCCACGCCGCTGCCTTCGACGGTACCGACCCCGAGGACCTCGCGCTGACCGGGACCGAGGCGGACCTGAAAGACCGTCTCCTCGCGGACCCCGAACTCGTCGAGGCCGGGTTCACGCCGCTGGCGACCGAACGGGAGACGCCAGCGGGCGCCGTCGACATCTACGGCGAGGACGACGCCGGCCGGGCCGTCGTCGTCGAGCTGAAGCGCCGGCGGGTCGGGCCGGACGCCGTGGGCCAGCTCGACCGGTACGTGGGCGCGCTCCGGCGTGACCTCCACGCCGACACGGAGGTCCGGGGCATCCTGGCCGCGCCGTCGGTCACCGACCGGGCGCGACAGCTGCTCGCCGAGAAGGGACTGGAGTTCGTGCCCGTGGAACCGCCGAGCGAGTAG
- the mutS gene encoding DNA mismatch repair protein MutS: MDAALGPPDQMAELEDDLTPMMAQYFELCRQYDESLLLFQVGDFYEAFCDAAERVARLCEITLTQRTDSTGEYPMAGIPIDNAESYIETLLEAGYRVAVADQVEDPDEVSGVVERAVTRIVTPGTLTEAELLGGADNNYVAALTQGADYGLALLDISTGDCYATSVGSETAVGDELSRFGPAEAIVGPGVDVDADAVFGPACLVTEYDAATFEVDRAGERVERYFGPPDRLLAGDSEIRATGALLAYAEYTRGSAGAVGPDGEPVDPDADPERTLDYLNHLTRYDPREYMLLDAVAVESLELFERRSVRGHENLTLVETLDETACALGRRKLTDWLRRPLLDEQRIEARHEAVAELQCDPATRERLHDLLSEVYDVERLISRVSRGRANARDLRSLASTLAVVPDVREALEDADARLLADLGATLDPLTETREEIAAAIRPDPPQQVTEGGVVREGYDDDLDALRSTERSGKQWIADLEESERERTGIDSLKVGHNSVHGYYIEVTDANLDSVPEDYQRRQTLKNSERYYTPELKEREEEILRAETAADDLEYDLFCAVRDDVAAEAERVQALAARLARLDVLVSFAEVAARYDYCRPTVGTDGIDVTAGRHPVVERTQDAFVPNDTHLGSGPVDGASEVTAPYFAVVTGPNMSGKSTYMRQVALLCLLAQAGSFVPARSADLPILDRIFTRVGASDDIAGGRSTFMIEMTELATILEGATADSLVLLDEVGRGTSTADGLAIARAVTEYLHDEVGAYTLFATHHHDLTDAAAALPGVTNRHFETSREDGRVVFDHEVAPGPAAASYGVEVASMAGVPDSVVERSRDLLDAGGTAAGDAEPDPGTNGHDPTTDAVAAEGDSGVEAAIREADVATMTPLEALNTLATLKDRIE; this comes from the coding sequence ATGGACGCAGCGCTTGGCCCGCCCGACCAGATGGCCGAGCTCGAGGACGACCTGACGCCGATGATGGCACAGTACTTCGAGCTGTGCCGGCAGTACGACGAGTCCCTCCTGCTCTTTCAGGTCGGGGACTTCTACGAGGCGTTCTGTGACGCCGCCGAGCGGGTCGCCCGGCTGTGTGAGATCACGCTCACCCAGCGGACGGACTCGACCGGCGAGTACCCGATGGCGGGCATCCCCATCGACAACGCCGAGTCGTACATCGAGACGCTGCTGGAGGCGGGCTACCGGGTGGCCGTCGCCGACCAGGTGGAGGACCCCGACGAGGTAAGCGGCGTCGTCGAGCGCGCGGTGACCCGCATCGTCACGCCCGGGACGCTCACCGAGGCCGAACTGCTGGGCGGGGCGGACAACAACTACGTCGCCGCACTCACCCAGGGGGCGGACTACGGCCTCGCGCTCCTAGACATCTCGACGGGCGACTGCTACGCGACCAGCGTCGGAAGCGAGACTGCCGTGGGCGACGAACTGAGCCGCTTCGGCCCCGCCGAGGCCATCGTCGGGCCTGGGGTCGACGTCGACGCAGACGCCGTCTTCGGCCCGGCCTGTCTGGTGACCGAGTACGACGCGGCGACCTTCGAAGTCGACCGGGCCGGCGAGCGCGTCGAGCGGTACTTCGGCCCGCCCGACCGGTTGCTGGCCGGCGACAGCGAGATCCGCGCCACTGGCGCGCTGCTGGCCTACGCCGAGTACACCCGCGGGAGCGCGGGGGCGGTCGGACCGGACGGCGAACCGGTCGACCCGGACGCGGACCCGGAGCGGACGCTCGACTACCTCAATCATCTCACGCGCTACGACCCACGGGAGTACATGCTACTGGACGCCGTCGCCGTCGAGAGCCTAGAGCTGTTCGAGCGCCGGTCGGTGCGGGGCCACGAGAACCTGACGCTCGTCGAGACGCTGGACGAGACCGCCTGTGCGCTCGGCCGCCGGAAGCTCACCGACTGGCTCCGCCGGCCGCTGCTCGACGAGCAACGCATCGAGGCCCGCCACGAAGCGGTCGCGGAACTCCAGTGCGACCCGGCGACCCGCGAGCGCCTCCACGACCTGCTGTCAGAGGTCTACGACGTCGAGCGACTCATCTCTCGGGTGTCGCGGGGCCGGGCCAACGCCAGGGACCTGCGCTCGCTTGCGTCGACGCTCGCCGTCGTGCCCGACGTGCGCGAGGCGCTCGAAGACGCCGATGCGCGACTGCTCGCAGACCTGGGCGCGACGCTGGACCCCCTGACCGAGACCCGCGAGGAGATCGCGGCGGCCATCCGCCCGGACCCGCCACAGCAGGTGACCGAAGGCGGGGTCGTCCGCGAGGGCTACGACGACGACCTCGACGCCTTGCGTTCGACCGAACGGTCGGGCAAGCAGTGGATCGCCGACCTGGAGGAAAGCGAGCGCGAGCGCACCGGCATCGACTCGCTGAAGGTGGGCCACAACAGCGTCCACGGCTACTACATCGAGGTGACCGACGCGAACCTCGATTCGGTGCCCGAGGACTACCAGCGCCGCCAGACCCTGAAGAACAGCGAACGCTACTACACGCCCGAGCTCAAGGAGCGCGAAGAGGAGATCCTGCGGGCCGAGACGGCCGCCGACGACCTGGAGTACGACCTGTTCTGTGCGGTGCGCGACGACGTCGCGGCCGAGGCCGAACGGGTGCAGGCACTGGCCGCTCGCCTGGCCCGCCTGGACGTGCTCGTCTCGTTCGCCGAGGTGGCCGCCCGCTACGACTACTGCCGGCCGACCGTCGGGACCGACGGCATCGACGTCACGGCGGGCCGGCATCCGGTCGTCGAGCGCACCCAGGACGCGTTCGTCCCCAACGACACCCATCTCGGGAGCGGCCCCGTCGACGGCGCGAGCGAGGTCACCGCGCCCTACTTCGCCGTCGTCACCGGCCCCAACATGAGCGGGAAGTCGACGTACATGCGCCAGGTGGCGTTGCTATGCCTGCTGGCCCAGGCAGGCAGTTTCGTCCCCGCCCGGTCGGCCGACCTCCCCATCCTGGACCGCATCTTCACCCGCGTCGGTGCCAGCGACGACATCGCCGGCGGCCGGTCGACGTTCATGATAGAGATGACCGAACTGGCGACGATACTCGAGGGGGCGACGGCCGACTCGCTGGTCCTGCTCGACGAGGTGGGACGGGGTACCTCGACGGCCGACGGACTGGCCATCGCCCGGGCGGTCACCGAGTACCTCCACGACGAGGTGGGCGCGTACACGCTCTTTGCGACCCACCACCACGACCTGACCGACGCGGCAGCGGCGCTGCCGGGCGTGACCAACCGCCACTTCGAGACGAGTCGCGAGGACGGCCGGGTCGTCTTCGACCACGAGGTCGCGCCCGGTCCGGCCGCGGCCTCCTATGGCGTCGAGGTGGCGAGCATGGCCGGTGTCCCGGACTCGGTCGTCGAGCGTTCGCGTGACCTGCTGGATGCCGGCGGGACGGCGGCCGGCGATGCCGAACCCGACCCCGGCACGAACGGCCACGACCCGACCACAGACGCCGTGGCGGCCGAGGGGGACAGCGGCGTCGAGGCCGCCATCCGCGAGGCCGACGTGGCGACGATGACGCCCCTGGAGGCGCTGAACACGCTGGCGACGCTCAAAGATCGGATCGAGTGA
- a CDS encoding ABC transporter ATP-binding protein has translation MSEQTGGDQARGATDPDQKEDVVLRVEDLQKSFGALTATDHATFAVERGTITGLIGPNGAGKSTLFNLVSGFYEPDGGRVEVNGTDVTGMEPYEVADHGLIRTFQTPRKLEGMTVREAMLVGPREQPGESFLNLFFRPGTVGEREAANLEEAERILEEFEIDHLATQPATQISGGQMKLVELARAMLAEPELLLLDEPAAGVNPTLRNKLADQIRRLHEQGTTFLLIEHDMDFVMKLADPVIVLDQGHVLMEGAPKAVQTDQRVIDAYLGGNV, from the coding sequence ATGAGTGAACAGACGGGGGGCGACCAGGCCCGCGGGGCGACCGACCCCGACCAGAAAGAGGACGTCGTCCTGCGCGTCGAGGACCTCCAGAAGTCCTTCGGCGCGCTGACGGCGACCGACCACGCGACGTTCGCCGTCGAACGCGGCACCATCACGGGCCTCATCGGCCCCAACGGTGCCGGGAAGTCGACGCTGTTCAACCTCGTCTCGGGCTTCTACGAACCGGACGGCGGCCGCGTCGAGGTCAACGGCACCGACGTGACGGGCATGGAACCCTACGAGGTAGCCGATCACGGCCTCATCCGGACGTTCCAGACCCCCCGCAAGCTGGAGGGGATGACTGTCCGCGAGGCGATGCTCGTCGGCCCGCGCGAACAGCCCGGCGAGTCGTTCCTGAACCTGTTCTTCCGGCCGGGGACGGTCGGAGAGCGGGAGGCGGCCAACCTCGAGGAGGCCGAGCGCATCTTAGAGGAGTTCGAGATCGACCACCTCGCGACCCAGCCCGCGACACAGATCTCGGGCGGGCAGATGAAACTCGTCGAGCTGGCGCGGGCGATGCTGGCCGAACCGGAACTCCTCTTGCTGGACGAACCGGCGGCCGGGGTCAACCCGACGCTCCGGAACAAGCTCGCAGACCAGATCCGCCGGCTGCACGAGCAGGGCACGACGTTCTTGCTCATCGAGCACGACATGGACTTCGTGATGAAACTCGCCGACCCAGTCATCGTCCTCGACCAGGGCCACGTGCTCATGGAGGGGGCGCCGAAGGCGGTCCAGACCGACCAGCGCGTCATCGACGCCTACCTGGGAGGGAACGTATGA
- a CDS encoding DUF7577 domain-containing protein — translation MVSEWLYGAIALLVGIHILTMLYAYRRNSDPAGASVQAEPPPPVNETRDEERVTCPHCGVTNRSGYRFCKQCVSDLSTRTTQRPQIEQGQPH, via the coding sequence ATGGTGAGCGAATGGTTATACGGGGCAATCGCACTCCTCGTGGGTATCCATATACTGACCATGCTGTATGCCTACCGGCGAAACAGCGACCCGGCGGGCGCGAGCGTGCAGGCCGAGCCGCCCCCGCCGGTCAACGAGACACGCGACGAGGAGCGCGTGACATGCCCGCACTGTGGCGTGACGAACCGGTCGGGGTATCGGTTCTGCAAGCAGTGCGTCTCGGACCTCAGCACCCGGACCACACAGCGGCCACAGATCGAGCAGGGACAGCCACACTGA